In one Chitinophaga sancti genomic region, the following are encoded:
- a CDS encoding alkaline phosphatase — translation MKKLLLASLLFATFQTRAQHYTPINAHSHNDYEQPIPFLSAYTRHFGSIEADVYTQNNSLWVAHESKELTAERTLESLYLIPLQQQIKKNKGTAYPNSHDTLQLLIDFKTDSIATMTALIKILAKYPTITNNPTIQLVISGNQPDPKRWHTYPAYILFDGKREGHYPADAIKRIPLYSTDLKNFTQWNGKGIIVKPEHDRIQNWIDSVHTLGKKVRFWDTPDNPNTWKTFMNMGVNYINTDKVEGIADFLSNRENVEYNGTTAPHTIYKAKYVNNDSLITINKVILLIGDGMGLTQIYSGFTGNRGQLNLLEMLNIGFSKTYSADSYITDSAAGGTAMASGKKTNNRYVGVDATGIAIPAIPDIIAPKGYTSGIISAGDITDATPAAFYAHAQDRSYEDAIAKDFLNSPVSVLIGAAARHFNARADKMDLPALLKEKGYSFTTNLADLDTIQSSKYINLSTQAELSMEKGRGEFLAKALTKTIRTLNANKKGFFIMAEGAQIDYGGHANRVPYVVTEMMDFDKAVGEAMKFADEDGHTLVIVTADHETGGLSLLDGDIAKGQVDGHFSTNDHTAVMVPVFAYGPNSLLFRGVYENTEIFKKIVELLK, via the coding sequence ATGAAAAAACTACTTTTAGCTTCGCTGTTATTTGCTACCTTTCAAACCCGGGCCCAGCATTACACACCTATCAATGCCCACTCTCACAATGACTACGAACAACCCATTCCCTTCCTCTCAGCTTACACCCGCCATTTCGGAAGCATAGAAGCCGATGTATACACCCAAAACAATTCTCTCTGGGTGGCGCACGAATCAAAAGAACTGACTGCTGAGCGCACCCTCGAATCGCTCTACCTCATTCCCTTACAACAGCAGATTAAAAAAAACAAGGGTACTGCCTACCCAAATTCCCACGATACACTCCAGCTCCTGATCGATTTTAAAACGGATAGCATTGCCACGATGACAGCGCTCATCAAGATCCTTGCTAAGTATCCGACTATTACCAACAATCCTACTATTCAGCTCGTGATCAGTGGCAATCAACCTGATCCAAAGCGCTGGCATACGTATCCTGCCTATATCTTATTCGATGGTAAGCGCGAAGGTCATTACCCTGCTGATGCTATCAAACGTATTCCGCTTTATAGCACCGACCTGAAAAACTTCACCCAGTGGAACGGGAAAGGGATCATTGTAAAACCTGAACATGACCGCATTCAAAACTGGATAGACAGCGTACATACCTTAGGTAAAAAAGTGCGCTTCTGGGATACCCCTGATAATCCAAACACCTGGAAGACCTTTATGAACATGGGTGTGAATTACATCAACACAGATAAGGTAGAAGGTATTGCCGACTTCCTTTCAAACCGTGAAAATGTAGAATACAATGGTACAACAGCACCCCACACTATTTACAAAGCAAAATATGTGAATAACGATAGTCTGATCACGATCAATAAAGTGATCTTACTGATCGGTGATGGCATGGGGCTGACCCAAATATATTCAGGTTTCACAGGCAACCGTGGCCAGCTGAATTTGTTAGAAATGTTGAACATTGGTTTTTCTAAAACCTACTCTGCAGATAGCTATATCACTGACTCTGCTGCCGGTGGTACCGCGATGGCATCTGGTAAGAAAACCAATAACCGCTATGTAGGCGTAGATGCTACAGGCATAGCGATACCTGCAATTCCGGATATCATTGCACCAAAGGGATATACATCAGGCATCATCAGTGCAGGAGATATTACAGATGCTACCCCCGCTGCATTTTATGCACATGCACAGGACAGAAGTTATGAAGATGCGATCGCGAAAGATTTTCTAAATAGCCCGGTATCAGTATTAATAGGTGCTGCAGCTCGTCATTTCAATGCACGTGCAGATAAAATGGATCTGCCTGCATTGCTGAAAGAGAAAGGCTATAGTTTCACCACGAATTTAGCAGACCTGGACACCATTCAATCTTCCAAATATATCAACCTTTCAACACAGGCCGAGTTATCCATGGAAAAGGGTCGCGGAGAGTTCCTGGCAAAGGCCCTGACTAAAACAATCCGTACATTAAATGCCAATAAGAAAGGATTCTTTATCATGGCAGAAGGCGCGCAGATTGATTATGGTGGACATGCAAACAGAGTTCCATACGTGGTAACAGAGATGATGGATTTTGATAAGGCGGTAGGAGAGGCAATGAAATTTGCAGATGAAGACGGGCATACATTAGTGATAGTAACCGCTGATCATGAAACCGGAGGTCTGTCACTGTTAGATGGTGATATCGCTAAAGGACAGGTAGATGGGCATTTCAGTACGAATGATCATACTGCTGTAATGGTACCTGTGTTTGCATATGGGCCTAATTCCTTATTGTTCAGAGGGGTATATGAAAATACGGAGATCTTTAAAAAAATAGTTGAGTTGTTGAAATAA
- a CDS encoding glycoside hydrolase family 2 protein, protein MKSRTLQFLILLFFYNVFLHVKARRISAWHMQPLSIRSPWASQVSPTHPLPEYPRPQMVRAQWQSLNGLWDYVITSWDATAPNSYQGKILVPFPIESALSGVKQALLPKQRLWYHTTFKTNSHQQRTLLHFGAIDWKATVYLNGHLLGSHLGGYNHFSYDITSFLQTGNNELVVSVYDPTSQGNNPHGKQSLYPGRILYTACSGIWQTVWLESVPDTYIAGFTLTPDLDAGELKIKVSVSSPHPPLANQTNSAVNHSNYTIQAISINQIAEATTGDHDTLTLHIPSPHPWSPQDPYLYPLTIRLLQNGSITDSITSYFALRNITLEKDPSGHPRIFLNHQYTFNLGVLDQGYWPDGIYTAPTDSALAYDISIIKQMGFNTIRKHIKVEPDRWYYYCDQLGMLVWQDLIPPAGFTSADASVFEDESPKLVQQLYNFPSIIVWTLFNEGWGAYDQLRLATQLKHYDPSRLLNAHSGANMDEYSEGYPSIMWEGSDFVDVHKYPGPAIGPAIPQKAAVLGEWGGLGVSIEGHRWDPAKSYSYLDITRADFPDYYQALMQLLYLYEKAGLSGAIYTQPFDVEREENGLVTYDRKVVKMPLPFIKAVNDSLFKAIAPTQ, encoded by the coding sequence ATGAAATCCAGGACCCTGCAATTTTTAATTCTCCTGTTCTTCTATAACGTTTTCCTGCATGTCAAAGCCCGCCGCATTTCCGCCTGGCACATGCAGCCGTTATCCATTCGATCTCCCTGGGCCTCACAAGTCTCCCCCACTCACCCACTCCCGGAATACCCACGCCCTCAAATGGTCCGCGCTCAATGGCAAAGCCTCAACGGCCTCTGGGATTACGTCATTACCAGCTGGGATGCAACTGCACCTAATAGCTACCAGGGAAAAATCCTCGTTCCTTTCCCCATAGAATCCGCGCTCTCAGGCGTAAAACAAGCCCTGTTACCTAAACAACGTCTTTGGTATCATACTACCTTCAAAACAAATTCACACCAACAAAGAACCCTCCTGCACTTCGGCGCCATCGACTGGAAAGCTACCGTATATCTCAATGGCCATCTCCTCGGCTCGCACCTCGGCGGCTACAACCATTTCTCTTACGACATCACCTCCTTTCTACAAACAGGTAACAATGAACTGGTGGTCAGCGTCTACGATCCTACCTCACAGGGCAATAACCCCCATGGCAAACAAAGTCTCTATCCCGGAAGAATCTTGTACACGGCCTGTAGCGGCATCTGGCAAACCGTATGGTTAGAATCCGTACCCGATACTTACATAGCCGGATTCACCCTCACTCCCGACCTGGATGCAGGTGAGCTGAAAATAAAAGTATCAGTTTCATCTCCCCATCCTCCCCTTGCTAATCAAACTAATTCAGCTGTCAACCATTCAAATTATACCATTCAGGCTATTTCAATCAACCAAATTGCTGAAGCTACTACCGGAGATCACGACACCCTCACACTCCACATTCCCTCGCCCCATCCCTGGAGCCCTCAGGACCCATATCTCTATCCCCTCACCATTCGCCTCTTACAAAACGGTAGCATCACAGACAGTATCACCAGCTATTTTGCACTACGCAACATCACCTTAGAAAAAGACCCAAGCGGCCATCCCCGCATTTTTCTCAATCACCAATACACCTTCAATCTCGGCGTCCTCGACCAGGGCTACTGGCCTGACGGCATCTACACCGCCCCTACTGACAGCGCCTTAGCATATGACATCAGTATCATCAAACAAATGGGCTTCAACACCATCCGCAAGCACATCAAAGTAGAACCCGACCGCTGGTATTACTACTGTGATCAACTCGGCATGCTCGTATGGCAGGACCTCATTCCTCCTGCGGGTTTCACTTCAGCAGATGCCAGTGTATTTGAAGATGAAAGCCCCAAACTTGTACAGCAATTGTACAACTTCCCCTCTATCATAGTCTGGACATTATTCAATGAAGGCTGGGGAGCTTACGATCAATTACGCCTCGCTACGCAACTCAAACATTACGATCCCAGTCGCCTGCTCAATGCCCACTCCGGTGCGAACATGGATGAATACAGCGAAGGGTATCCCAGCATCATGTGGGAAGGCAGTGACTTTGTAGATGTACATAAATATCCAGGCCCTGCTATTGGCCCGGCAATTCCGCAGAAAGCAGCGGTATTAGGAGAATGGGGAGGTTTGGGGGTAAGTATAGAAGGGCATCGCTGGGATCCAGCTAAGTCTTATAGCTATCTCGATATCACCCGCGCAGATTTTCCGGATTATTACCAGGCACTGATGCAGCTATTGTATTTGTATGAAAAAGCCGGGTTGTCAGGGGCTATTTATACCCAGCCTTTTGATGTGGAAAGAGAGGAAAATGGATTGGTGACTTATGATAGAAAAGTGGTGAAGATGCCGCTGCCATTTATAAAAGCGGTCAATGATTCATTGTTTAAAGCGATTGCGCCGACTCAGTAA
- a CDS encoding DUF7683 domain-containing protein: MERTIAYYLKGTEDFESEYLVELSVAEISKIWEAEEGDAEYLNIYPVGEAQKAAVEKLLGEKLDLNKYDYYLETHQEG; the protein is encoded by the coding sequence ATGGAAAGAACGATCGCTTATTATTTAAAAGGAACTGAGGATTTTGAAAGTGAATACCTGGTAGAACTGAGTGTCGCCGAGATCAGTAAGATCTGGGAAGCAGAAGAAGGAGATGCGGAATACCTGAATATTTACCCGGTAGGTGAAGCGCAGAAAGCTGCGGTGGAGAAATTGCTGGGAGAAAAGCTGGATCTGAATAAATATGATTATTACCTGGAGACACATCAGGAGGGCTAA
- a CDS encoding M28 family metallopeptidase, translated as MKYFYRIIPLIGLFACHGSEQKQTAADSIAIKSIDSASIARDITVLSSDVFQGRKPFTIGEDKTIQYLEQRFREIGLQPGNGDSYFQEVPMVELISKPNGPMVIKGKNGSVSLPYLDQYVIATRRVKEKVNVDNSELVFAGFGIDAPEYKWNDYEGLDVKGKTVVVMVNDPGFYDSTLFKGRTMTYYGRWTYKFEEAARKGATGVIIIHDILPASYNWGVVRSGWSKPRLDLQTADDNMSRAAMEGWITLESAKKIFELAGVPFDVTEKAKHPGFKAVPLGVTTSMEITNKIRKSTSHNVIAQLPGTDRKNEYIIYSAHWDHLGVGEVIRGDSIYNGAADNASGTAALLSLAKAFRNLPQQPKRSVLFIALTGEEQGLLGSEYYATHPLFPVKTTVADINMDVMNTFGRTTDITIIGKGQSELDDYAEKAAKKQGRTIIPESNPSGGWFFRSDHFNFAKVGIPSLYPGAGEHSLLHDSMWVQNHRASYGKDRYHSPFDQFDDTWELSGMVEDVRFLFDVGKTLANEERFPEWRKTSEFRSKR; from the coding sequence ATGAAATACTTTTATCGTATCATTCCCCTAATAGGCCTCTTTGCCTGTCATGGATCTGAGCAGAAGCAGACTGCTGCAGATTCCATAGCCATTAAAAGCATTGACTCAGCAAGTATAGCCCGCGACATCACCGTATTATCCTCCGATGTATTCCAGGGCCGCAAACCCTTTACCATCGGTGAAGATAAGACGATTCAATACCTGGAACAGCGATTTAGGGAAATCGGTTTGCAACCAGGAAACGGAGATAGTTATTTCCAGGAAGTGCCGATGGTGGAACTCATTTCCAAGCCCAATGGTCCTATGGTGATCAAAGGTAAAAACGGGAGTGTGAGCCTGCCTTATCTCGATCAATATGTAATAGCCACCCGCAGGGTGAAAGAGAAAGTAAATGTGGATAACTCGGAACTGGTGTTTGCCGGTTTCGGGATCGACGCACCTGAATATAAATGGAATGACTACGAAGGCCTGGATGTAAAAGGTAAGACGGTGGTGGTAATGGTGAATGATCCTGGTTTTTATGACAGCACTTTATTCAAAGGCAGGACCATGACTTATTATGGTCGCTGGACCTATAAATTTGAGGAAGCTGCCCGTAAAGGAGCCACCGGCGTAATCATCATTCATGATATTCTGCCTGCCAGTTATAACTGGGGGGTGGTGAGAAGCGGTTGGTCTAAACCAAGACTCGATCTGCAGACGGCTGATGATAATATGTCAAGAGCCGCGATGGAGGGATGGATCACCCTTGAGTCAGCAAAGAAGATCTTTGAACTGGCAGGGGTACCATTTGATGTGACGGAGAAGGCCAAGCATCCTGGATTTAAAGCCGTGCCATTAGGAGTGACCACCAGTATGGAGATTACGAATAAGATCAGGAAGTCAACTTCTCACAATGTGATTGCACAGTTGCCAGGTACTGACAGAAAAAATGAATACATTATTTACTCTGCACACTGGGATCATTTGGGCGTAGGTGAGGTGATCAGGGGTGATTCTATTTATAACGGAGCGGCTGATAATGCCAGCGGTACGGCGGCGTTGTTAAGTCTGGCGAAGGCCTTCAGGAATCTGCCACAGCAACCGAAGCGGTCCGTTCTTTTCATCGCATTGACAGGGGAAGAGCAGGGATTGCTGGGTTCTGAGTATTATGCAACGCATCCTTTGTTTCCTGTGAAGACTACTGTGGCGGATATTAATATGGACGTGATGAATACTTTTGGTCGTACTACGGATATTACGATTATTGGGAAAGGGCAATCTGAACTGGATGATTATGCGGAGAAGGCGGCGAAGAAGCAGGGCAGGACGATTATTCCTGAGTCAAATCCTTCTGGTGGATGGTTTTTCCGCTCAGATCATTTCAATTTTGCAAAGGTGGGGATTCCTTCATTGTATCCCGGGGCAGGGGAGCATTCATTGTTGCATGATTCAATGTGGGTGCAGAATCACAGAGCGTCTTATGGGAAGGATCGGTATCATTCACCGTTTGATCAGTTTGATGATACCTGGGAATTGTCAGGTATGGTGGAGGATGTCAGGTTTTTGTTTGATGTAGGGAAGACGCTGGCGAATGAGGAGCGGTTTCCGGAATGGCGTAAGACTTCCGAGTTTAGGAGTAAACGATAG
- a CDS encoding PepSY-associated TM helix domain-containing protein produces the protein MNKRNQPTGKKGKSWRAKLNAWLHLWLGLASGIVVFIVSVTGCLFSFQKEISEMVHHDIMFVQPQQKASLPISTLLDNAQRALGPEKKINYITTFTDKDRAWEFMTYQAGDPKAITYFGSVKYYEAVFLNPYTGQVTGHHDFKYDFFAIVKMIHWSLLLNGDIGQQIVGWSVFVFVILLITGLILWWPKKWTKATKEQSFKIKWTASFKRVNYDLHNVLGFYAMAVALVLALTGMVWSFKWFQNTVYVVASRSITPPAHKNGASDTTLAGTPQKGLDIAFESVKRDNPAARRIGLSTPDTAKAAVIYMSAYWGNEVYYDRDDFQFDKYTGKMLAKVTKKDRNAGEKLIGMNYDIHVGSIGGIIGKIIAFIVSLICASLPVTGFIVWWGKGKKKEKKKVPKAEKVEPAAV, from the coding sequence ATGAATAAAAGAAATCAGCCAACAGGAAAAAAGGGGAAATCCTGGCGGGCAAAACTCAATGCCTGGTTACATTTATGGCTTGGATTAGCATCCGGAATTGTTGTATTTATCGTAAGCGTGACAGGTTGTCTATTCTCTTTTCAGAAGGAAATTTCTGAAATGGTGCATCATGACATCATGTTTGTACAACCTCAGCAGAAAGCCAGCCTGCCTATCAGTACTTTGTTGGACAATGCACAACGCGCCCTGGGTCCAGAGAAGAAAATCAATTACATCACCACTTTCACTGACAAGGACCGTGCATGGGAGTTTATGACTTACCAGGCCGGCGACCCCAAAGCCATCACTTACTTTGGAAGTGTAAAATATTATGAAGCTGTTTTCCTGAATCCATATACCGGCCAGGTTACCGGACATCATGATTTTAAGTATGATTTTTTTGCTATTGTGAAAATGATCCACTGGAGTTTATTGCTGAATGGTGATATTGGCCAGCAGATCGTGGGATGGAGTGTGTTTGTATTTGTAATCTTGTTGATTACAGGCCTGATCCTCTGGTGGCCTAAGAAATGGACGAAGGCCACGAAAGAGCAGAGTTTTAAGATAAAATGGACCGCGAGTTTTAAACGGGTAAACTATGACCTGCACAATGTATTGGGTTTTTATGCCATGGCGGTAGCATTGGTGTTGGCCCTGACAGGAATGGTATGGTCATTTAAATGGTTCCAGAATACGGTGTATGTGGTGGCTTCCAGGAGTATTACGCCACCGGCACATAAAAATGGGGCATCTGATACAACTCTGGCAGGTACGCCGCAGAAGGGATTGGATATTGCTTTTGAAAGTGTTAAAAGAGATAATCCGGCTGCAAGGAGGATTGGATTAAGTACACCGGATACAGCAAAAGCAGCCGTGATATACATGTCAGCTTATTGGGGCAATGAGGTGTATTATGACAGGGATGATTTTCAGTTTGATAAATATACCGGGAAGATGCTGGCAAAAGTGACGAAAAAGGATAGGAATGCCGGGGAGAAACTGATCGGGATGAATTATGACATACATGTGGGATCTATAGGTGGGATCATTGGAAAAATTATTGCTTTTATTGTGAGTTTGATTTGCGCGAGTTTGCCGGTGACCGGTTTCATAGTATGGTGGGGAAAAGGGAAGAAGAAGGAGAAGAAAAAGGTGCCGAAGGCGGAGAAGGTGGAGCCTGCGGCCGTGTAG
- a CDS encoding P-loop NTPase family protein — protein sequence MHHISIINVFKQLKADLIGKDSYRGVTLTYTWLANQFGHFSLGFIPTLLIHHQHAPWIVAIAWTLFESYNFLGPLLLKKHTESKTVYVPSHKKYTFPPTWGNIAFDTFTDLCFFWLGAFAASLLLGQHTLLNITIIAFILIYPICYWYPTKMYLQQACLPTQFRLSQWNLSIKDADKEKVYSFLNASVHPDTITGKHLFIFGGKGSGKTALGIGIATESAIKHKACLYTTAMKLFSLFALSDEDIQQEDPNLWTWRTTSLLVIDDINPGQPIPKDIVSADQFMGYMDSEANRHALKSKNVIWILGDDTTYSEWQQMLHNIGVTQESISAIYLPQGKM from the coding sequence ATGCACCACATTTCCATTATCAACGTATTCAAACAACTCAAAGCTGATCTCATAGGCAAAGACTCCTACCGCGGCGTCACCCTCACCTACACCTGGCTCGCCAATCAATTCGGGCATTTCTCCCTCGGCTTCATCCCTACCCTCCTCATCCACCATCAACACGCCCCCTGGATCGTAGCCATCGCCTGGACTCTCTTCGAATCTTACAACTTCTTAGGCCCACTACTGCTAAAAAAACACACCGAATCCAAAACAGTATACGTACCCTCCCATAAAAAATACACCTTCCCACCTACCTGGGGAAACATCGCCTTTGACACCTTCACAGACCTCTGCTTTTTCTGGCTCGGCGCCTTCGCCGCCAGTCTGCTATTAGGTCAGCATACATTACTGAACATCACCATCATCGCCTTCATCCTTATCTACCCCATCTGCTACTGGTACCCCACCAAGATGTACCTCCAGCAGGCATGCCTACCCACCCAGTTCCGCCTCAGTCAATGGAACCTCTCTATCAAAGACGCTGACAAGGAAAAGGTCTATTCCTTCCTGAATGCCAGCGTACACCCTGATACAATTACCGGCAAACACCTCTTCATCTTCGGCGGCAAAGGCAGCGGAAAAACAGCCCTCGGCATCGGCATCGCTACCGAATCTGCTATTAAACACAAAGCATGTTTATATACCACCGCCATGAAACTATTCAGCCTTTTCGCACTCTCAGATGAAGACATCCAACAAGAAGATCCCAACCTCTGGACATGGCGCACAACCTCCTTGCTGGTCATTGATGATATCAATCCAGGACAACCAATTCCTAAAGACATTGTAAGTGCTGATCAATTTATGGGGTACATGGACAGTGAAGCAAACCGCCATGCATTAAAAAGTAAAAATGTAATCTGGATTCTGGGAGATGATACCACCTATTCTGAATGGCAACAGATGTTGCATAATATCGGGGTAACACAAGAAAGTATCTCTGCTATTTATTTACCGCAGGGCAAGATGTAA
- a CDS encoding LuxR C-terminal-related transcriptional regulator, whose protein sequence is MSNPGEFSRSMITALPADLNSEQAISLRRTIQRFPEEAIYVYSFKENRMVYADGWEEVLGYDDSEINMLSIVDITTPEYKPFSFELNDKALMFIMSRTEELEKYSFTIELKKLHKNGVAVPLIVRVGVFRSENGRVTEIIGRNQVSHRLRLGKVMQYAAYGPEKAEFEEELNKNLFHYYAISQKEKEALAMLAQGRSFKEIAHELNVTQSAIEKRIIPLYKRFEVKSLTHLVTFAYENHILP, encoded by the coding sequence ATGTCCAATCCCGGGGAGTTTTCCAGATCTATGATCACAGCTTTGCCTGCAGATTTGAACAGCGAACAGGCGATAAGTTTAAGACGTACTATTCAAAGGTTTCCTGAGGAAGCAATATATGTGTATTCCTTTAAGGAGAACAGGATGGTCTATGCCGATGGTTGGGAGGAAGTGTTGGGATATGATGATAGTGAGATCAATATGCTCAGTATTGTGGATATCACGACGCCGGAGTATAAGCCGTTTTCGTTTGAGTTGAATGATAAGGCCTTGATGTTTATAATGAGTCGGACAGAGGAGTTAGAGAAATATAGTTTTACGATAGAGTTAAAGAAACTGCATAAGAATGGGGTTGCGGTGCCATTGATTGTGCGGGTGGGTGTGTTTAGGTCCGAGAATGGACGGGTGACGGAGATAATCGGGAGGAACCAGGTGAGTCATCGGTTGAGGTTGGGGAAGGTGATGCAGTATGCGGCGTATGGACCTGAGAAGGCGGAGTTTGAGGAGGAGTTGAATAAGAACTTGTTTCATTATTATGCGATATCGCAGAAGGAGAAAGAAGCGCTGGCGATGTTAGCGCAAGGAAGGTCATTTAAGGAGATTGCACATGAGTTGAATGTGACGCAGTCGGCGATAGAGAAGCGGATAATTCCTTTGTATAAGCGATTTGAGGTGAAGAGTTTAACGCATTTGGTGACGTTTGCGTATGAGAATCATATATTGCCCTGA